The Myxococcus stipitatus genome has a segment encoding these proteins:
- a CDS encoding alpha/beta fold hydrolase, with protein MSPSPESLFVDAQGLRLHVRHRPAPADAPAVLFLHGWLDHSHSFDALLEHVPAHWRLALLDFRGMGRSAHAPPEAHYQSADHALDVEAALDGLGLERAHLVGHSLGGIVALTYAAARPGRVLTVSLIESLGPTGGEPRVAVERLRAFLDDSRRPPHRKRYPDVAAAAARLRENNPSLPEAAALHLARHGTEPFEGGVAFTFDPRHRRRFAQGYDEAQWLALQAAVTCPVQLIRGEQGLTPAPQRLRARLEALPTLVGTPHVFPGGHHVHMERPSEVARVLATFIR; from the coding sequence GTGTCCCCATCCCCCGAGTCCCTCTTCGTCGATGCCCAGGGCCTGCGTCTGCACGTGCGCCACCGTCCGGCGCCCGCGGACGCGCCCGCGGTGCTCTTCCTCCACGGCTGGTTGGACCACTCCCACTCCTTCGATGCCCTCCTCGAGCACGTGCCGGCGCACTGGCGCCTGGCGCTGCTCGACTTCCGGGGCATGGGCCGGAGCGCGCACGCGCCGCCCGAGGCCCACTACCAATCCGCCGACCACGCGCTCGACGTGGAGGCCGCCCTGGACGGGCTGGGCCTGGAGCGGGCGCACCTGGTGGGCCACTCGCTGGGCGGCATCGTCGCGCTGACGTACGCGGCCGCGCGCCCCGGGCGCGTGCTGACGGTCTCCCTCATCGAGAGCCTGGGCCCCACCGGCGGCGAGCCGCGCGTCGCGGTGGAGCGGCTGCGGGCCTTCCTGGACGACTCGCGCCGGCCGCCCCACCGCAAGCGCTACCCGGACGTGGCGGCCGCCGCCGCGCGCCTGCGGGAGAACAACCCCTCCCTGCCGGAGGCCGCCGCGCTGCACCTGGCGCGGCACGGCACCGAGCCCTTCGAGGGGGGCGTGGCCTTCACGTTCGACCCTCGCCACCGCCGCCGCTTCGCCCAGGGCTACGACGAGGCGCAGTGGCTGGCCCTCCAGGCGGCCGTCACCTGTCCGGTGCAGCTCATCCGGGGTGAGCAGGGCCTGACACCCGCTCCCCAGCGGCTGCGGGCCCGGCTGGAGGCGCTGCCCACGCTCGTCGGGACGCCCCACGTGTTCCCCGGCGGACACCACGTGCACATGGAGCGGCCCTCCGAGGTCGCCCGGGTGTTGGCCACCTTCATCCGCTGA